Proteins co-encoded in one Candidatus Ozemobacteraceae bacterium genomic window:
- a CDS encoding oligopeptide transporter, OPT family, translated as MSYPEGAVAQPAEQHKPYIPAETVIPEFSLLPVLVGALLGIVFGASSVYLVLKVGMTISASIPVAVISITLFRLFAKMFKIRPATILENNIVQTTGSAGESIAFGVGVTMPALMILGYDMEVTRVMTVSCLGGLLGILMMIPLRRGLIVAQHGKLTYPEGTACAEVLIVGEQGGTNAKTVFTGFGIGFLYKLLMAGLKLWKDIPSYIIRWYKGVEVAGEFSPELMGVGYIIGPATGCIMLAGGILATLVLTPLIKMFGEQLNDPIFPGTLPISAMTTSDIRSAYVLYIGAGAVATGGIISMISSLPLIFSAFKAGVTDIFSGSKNGAGAEAQKRTDRDMPMSAVVIGSLALVAAIWASPSLQVNLLGALLIIMFGFLFVTVSSRLVGEIGSSSNPISGMTVSTLLLTCLIFLAMGWTGAGYRLTALSIAAVVCIAASNGGTTSQDLKTGWLVGATPYYQQIAILVGALSSAVVIGVILLALDSASTVYAKPPVPFKHRITAEQAAKLEPAILPENERRADPGEYRMLRVHEAVEDVLPGRYLVDAKGEIAYIIDPGINGTIAHRDSDIVYEDVGSRGMKVDASRLTARERRRGPTAGNDSSLYLVLQLDQEVEGVPEGRYLVLDDGTVKYKVNYTGSVPKYGAPQAKLMSVIIDGILTQKLPWILVFIGAFIALIMELCQVSALPFAVGVYLPLSSSLPIFIGGAIRWLVDRTAKNQSIAETESSPGMLLSSGLIAGGAIAGIFIAFLGASENVSKALDMHEKVGALATSDLYPTLIFLGLGAFLFSVGRQWILKPSAGSKP; from the coding sequence ATGAGTTACCCTGAAGGCGCTGTTGCCCAGCCGGCGGAACAGCACAAACCCTATATTCCCGCGGAAACGGTCATTCCCGAGTTTTCCCTGCTGCCGGTGCTGGTGGGGGCGCTGCTCGGCATCGTATTCGGCGCGTCGTCCGTCTACCTGGTGCTCAAGGTCGGCATGACGATCAGCGCGTCGATTCCCGTCGCGGTTATTTCGATCACCCTGTTCCGCCTGTTCGCGAAGATGTTCAAAATCAGGCCGGCCACGATCCTGGAGAACAACATCGTCCAGACGACCGGGTCGGCCGGCGAGTCGATCGCATTCGGCGTCGGCGTGACGATGCCCGCCCTCATGATTCTCGGCTACGACATGGAAGTGACGCGCGTCATGACCGTCTCCTGCCTCGGCGGCCTCCTCGGCATTCTGATGATGATCCCGCTGCGCCGCGGCCTCATCGTCGCCCAGCACGGCAAGTTGACGTATCCCGAGGGAACGGCCTGTGCCGAGGTGCTCATCGTCGGCGAGCAGGGCGGCACCAACGCGAAGACCGTCTTCACCGGCTTCGGCATCGGGTTCCTCTACAAACTGCTGATGGCCGGCCTCAAACTGTGGAAAGATATCCCATCGTATATTATTCGCTGGTACAAGGGTGTCGAGGTCGCGGGCGAGTTTTCCCCCGAGCTAATGGGCGTGGGTTACATCATCGGGCCGGCGACCGGCTGCATCATGCTCGCCGGCGGCATCCTGGCCACTCTCGTTTTGACGCCGCTGATCAAGATGTTCGGCGAGCAGCTCAACGACCCGATCTTTCCCGGCACCCTGCCGATCTCGGCGATGACCACCTCCGACATCCGCAGTGCCTACGTGCTGTACATCGGCGCCGGCGCGGTGGCGACGGGCGGCATCATCAGCATGATCTCTTCGCTTCCGCTCATATTCAGCGCCTTCAAAGCCGGCGTGACGGATATCTTCTCCGGCTCGAAAAACGGCGCGGGCGCCGAGGCGCAGAAGCGGACCGACCGGGACATGCCGATGAGCGCCGTCGTGATCGGCTCGCTTGCCCTCGTTGCGGCGATCTGGGCCTCGCCGTCCCTCCAGGTGAATCTCCTCGGCGCGCTTCTCATCATCATGTTCGGCTTCCTGTTCGTGACCGTCAGCTCGCGACTCGTCGGCGAGATCGGCTCCTCGTCGAACCCGATCTCCGGCATGACCGTCTCGACGCTGTTGCTCACCTGCCTCATCTTCCTCGCCATGGGCTGGACGGGCGCGGGATACCGGCTCACGGCCCTCTCGATCGCGGCCGTCGTCTGCATCGCGGCCTCGAACGGCGGCACGACCTCCCAGGACCTGAAGACCGGCTGGCTCGTCGGCGCGACGCCCTACTACCAGCAGATCGCCATCCTTGTCGGCGCCCTCTCGTCGGCCGTCGTCATCGGCGTCATTCTGCTCGCCCTCGATTCGGCCTCGACCGTCTACGCGAAACCGCCGGTGCCCTTCAAACATCGAATCACCGCTGAACAGGCAGCGAAGCTCGAGCCGGCAATCCTCCCCGAAAACGAGCGACGTGCCGACCCAGGGGAATACCGGATGCTGCGCGTGCATGAGGCAGTCGAGGACGTTCTTCCCGGCCGGTATCTCGTCGACGCGAAGGGGGAGATCGCTTATATCATAGATCCTGGCATCAACGGCACCATCGCGCATCGAGACTCGGACATCGTCTATGAGGACGTCGGCTCGAGGGGAATGAAGGTCGACGCCTCGCGGCTGACGGCGCGCGAACGCCGCCGCGGGCCGACGGCTGGGAACGATTCGTCGCTGTATCTCGTGCTCCAGCTCGATCAGGAGGTCGAGGGAGTGCCCGAGGGCCGGTATCTGGTTCTCGACGACGGAACGGTGAAATATAAAGTAAACTATACCGGCTCGGTGCCCAAATACGGCGCGCCGCAGGCGAAACTGATGTCCGTCATCATCGACGGCATCCTGACCCAGAAACTGCCGTGGATTCTCGTGTTCATCGGCGCGTTCATCGCCCTCATCATGGAGCTGTGCCAGGTGTCGGCCCTGCCCTTCGCCGTCGGCGTCTACCTGCCTCTCTCCTCCTCGCTTCCGATCTTCATCGGCGGCGCGATCCGGTGGCTCGTCGACCGCACGGCGAAGAACCAGTCGATCGCCGAGACCGAATCGAGCCCCGGCATGCTTCTCTCGTCGGGCCTGATCGCGGGAGGCGCCATCGCCGGCATCTTCATCGCCTTCCTGGGCGCGAGCGAGAACGTCTCGAAGGCCCTCGACATGCACGAGAAGGTCGGCGCCCTGGCCACGTCGGACCTGTATCCGACGCTGATCTTCCTCGGCCTCGGGGCGTTCCTCTTCTCCGTCGGCCGCCAATGGATTCTCAAGCCTTCGGCAGGTTCGAAACCGTAA
- a CDS encoding HEAT repeat domain-containing protein, which produces MLKMSELLDLVERYERFLTWFAVSVLRTLGEGRPEVERKLLGVIKGTVMPVPFSLLSRHLERMNDPEMARVKTFEALMERHRLLTDVAEFIGNEVGKEFANKPLLEFMARGDDTERAFAMAALATFGHAKAGEQLQETFSKLPRLLRWGVLVILEQGGDRRWTPLFLSALDDPEGDVVCIAVSALGKSGLPNASGRLHRLLKNRSEIVAIAAVQAVASLRDPGSVEPLLELAKTTDNDRVRATAVSALGGFPGAATQKFLGDMLRHEDTRTRANAAVALKRQFLAGGRKDEAIIERIKGLLQDEDHRVKADAVQTLWELGCVESMGEIERLLESPDEKRRASGAYLAGKLRLLQFKDSLVGLTDDSSWNVRKTAAIALLGLGATGCEILRYLLVHGSPEQQICAAYVIGLTDDPQGVDTLLAVSTSETELGEMATDLLMRLSKPVDM; this is translated from the coding sequence ATGTTGAAGATGAGTGAACTCCTGGACCTGGTCGAGCGGTACGAGCGATTTCTCACGTGGTTCGCCGTTTCCGTTCTCCGCACACTCGGCGAGGGGCGGCCCGAGGTCGAGCGCAAGCTTCTCGGCGTGATCAAGGGAACCGTGATGCCCGTCCCGTTCAGCCTGCTCAGCCGTCATCTCGAGCGGATGAACGACCCGGAGATGGCGCGCGTCAAGACGTTCGAGGCGCTGATGGAGCGGCATCGTCTGCTGACCGACGTCGCCGAGTTCATCGGCAACGAGGTCGGAAAAGAGTTCGCGAACAAGCCCCTGCTCGAGTTCATGGCGCGGGGCGACGATACCGAGCGGGCCTTCGCCATGGCCGCCCTCGCGACCTTCGGTCATGCGAAGGCAGGCGAACAGCTTCAGGAAACGTTCTCGAAGCTTCCGCGGCTGCTCCGGTGGGGCGTGCTCGTCATTCTCGAGCAGGGCGGCGATCGGCGCTGGACGCCGTTGTTCCTGTCGGCCCTCGACGATCCCGAGGGCGACGTCGTCTGCATCGCCGTGAGCGCCCTCGGGAAGAGCGGACTGCCGAACGCATCGGGTCGGCTCCACAGGTTGCTGAAAAACAGATCCGAGATCGTGGCCATCGCAGCCGTCCAGGCCGTGGCGTCGCTGCGCGATCCCGGCTCGGTCGAGCCCCTGCTCGAACTGGCGAAAACGACGGACAACGATCGCGTGCGGGCGACGGCTGTTTCCGCCCTGGGCGGCTTCCCGGGCGCGGCGACGCAGAAGTTCCTGGGCGACATGCTGAGGCACGAAGACACCCGCACGCGCGCGAACGCGGCGGTGGCACTGAAGCGCCAGTTCCTCGCCGGCGGCCGGAAAGACGAGGCGATCATCGAGCGGATCAAGGGACTGCTGCAGGACGAGGACCACCGGGTCAAGGCAGACGCCGTCCAGACGCTCTGGGAACTCGGCTGCGTCGAGAGTATGGGCGAGATCGAGCGGCTTCTCGAAAGCCCCGACGAGAAACGCCGGGCGTCGGGGGCCTATCTCGCCGGCAAACTGCGGCTCCTCCAGTTCAAGGACAGCCTCGTTGGCCTGACCGACGATTCCTCATGGAACGTTCGCAAAACCGCCGCCATCGCCCTGCTCGGACTGGGCGCGACGGGATGCGAAATCCTCCGATACCTGCTGGTCCACGGCTCGCCGGAACAGCAGATCTGCGCCGCGTACGTGATCGGCCTGACGGACGACCCCCAAGGGGTCGACACGCTTCTCGCCGTCAGCACCTCCGAAACCGAGCTCGGCGAGATGGCGACCGACCTGCTGATGCGACTTTCCAAGCCGGTCGATATGTGA